One window of the uncultured Umboniibacter sp. genome contains the following:
- a CDS encoding TonB-dependent receptor, with protein sequence MRATRFKPNLLSIAVVSTLSLSMQSIAQDTSSSIRGKVVTDDGRTVTNATVTITHENTGRQVDTSVNDSGVFVVNGLRVGGPYTIEVDTTEFTDSTINDVFLVQGNNTNFNFTVGSTVVLEEVTVTGSRVDRQPGRDFSSDDISKSASIDRDLRDTLKRNPLAVLDGDEFSVAGANPRTNAFVVDGIRQNDNFGLNSNGYPTQRSPISLDAVESVSLNVAPYSVTQGGFTGGQINVITKSGTNELNGSVFYEFTDDSLAGDKVDGENYEGLISEETTWGVSAGFPIIQDTLFGFLSYEKFDKPLNPEFGPAGSGLANESNITQADWDRIDSIAQQTYGLASIGSYAIKPVEEDEKILAKIDWQISDDHRLAATYQHTIGNRTNLVSSNPFSLNASSYWYDKEEELETFVMIANSDWSDVFSTEVKLGYKDTTTSQQPFYDLGIGQVAVRSSSGTVNFGVDQYRQANRLNNQTTEFLFKGNYLLGDHQITFGYNYENVDVFNLFVPAAKGSWSFSSIDDFENGLVDRFNYSNAASGNAEDAAASFSMVTNTFFIEDLWTVTDKLDINYGVRYEQISMPDSPATNQNFVNRYGFSNNSTFDGESMILPRIGFDYTVTDNFVLSGGIGKFSGGSPLVWMSNSYSNDGQSALTYFGGWDPAWPIDFAQVPADATAGLVGGDGLVNAVSPNFDIPYDWRYSLRAETYWDIPLLSESVEIAAEVMLKHNKNDVRWVDLSRRYIGEDGTGRTVYETYDPLTQSQTDRYDLMLTNAQDDGKSTIFTLSMANDWSNGWSMFTSYTYQDVTEGTQGSSSTARSNYQYPVTRYDRNGTTLGPGYWQSEHRFTLSLNWEKELFSGYETSVNMFYEARSGQPLSWVLGSYRDGGLGDQSSLQGSDAYLPYIPVDANDPNVAYGWGLDYDILMDAVNEIGLGGYAGDMVPRGVDSQPWIRSLDLNISQEIPGFTDEHRGVVTLSFVNVLNMLNDEWGVYRSQSFGNKILVDHDYDPASGVYTYSVPFGQDELETQNWDRVNPERSVWQLKLGLRYNF encoded by the coding sequence ATGAGAGCTACTCGCTTCAAACCTAATCTACTATCTATCGCGGTAGTATCAACTCTATCTTTGTCTATGCAATCCATTGCGCAGGACACTTCTTCGTCGATTCGCGGCAAGGTCGTAACCGATGATGGTCGAACAGTGACTAACGCAACGGTAACCATCACTCACGAGAATACTGGTCGGCAGGTTGATACTTCTGTAAATGACAGCGGCGTATTTGTCGTTAACGGTCTTCGCGTTGGCGGCCCTTATACCATTGAAGTTGATACAACGGAATTCACGGACAGCACGATTAATGATGTATTCCTTGTTCAAGGTAATAACACCAACTTCAACTTCACTGTTGGTAGTACGGTAGTTCTTGAAGAGGTCACCGTAACTGGTTCGCGTGTAGACCGACAGCCTGGTCGAGATTTTAGCTCTGACGACATCAGTAAATCCGCCAGTATTGACCGTGACCTTCGTGATACCTTGAAGCGAAACCCACTTGCTGTCTTGGACGGTGACGAATTTAGTGTAGCTGGAGCGAACCCGCGTACCAACGCATTTGTTGTTGATGGCATTCGCCAAAACGACAACTTCGGTTTGAACTCCAACGGTTACCCAACACAGCGCTCACCCATATCGCTTGACGCCGTAGAGAGTGTCAGCCTAAACGTAGCGCCGTATAGCGTTACTCAGGGTGGTTTCACCGGCGGACAAATTAACGTGATTACCAAATCTGGTACTAACGAATTAAACGGTAGTGTTTTTTATGAGTTTACCGATGACAGTCTGGCTGGAGACAAAGTTGATGGCGAGAACTACGAGGGGTTAATCTCAGAGGAAACTACCTGGGGTGTTTCAGCAGGTTTCCCAATTATTCAGGATACTCTCTTTGGCTTCTTAAGCTACGAGAAATTTGACAAGCCCTTAAACCCCGAGTTCGGGCCAGCAGGAAGTGGCCTTGCTAACGAGAGTAACATTACGCAGGCCGACTGGGATCGTATTGATTCAATAGCTCAGCAAACCTATGGTCTAGCTTCGATTGGCAGCTATGCCATCAAGCCTGTTGAAGAAGACGAAAAAATACTAGCCAAAATTGATTGGCAGATCTCCGATGATCATCGCCTTGCAGCGACCTATCAACATACCATCGGAAACCGCACTAACTTAGTTTCTAGCAACCCCTTCTCACTCAATGCTTCATCTTACTGGTATGACAAGGAAGAGGAGCTCGAAACCTTCGTGATGATCGCGAACAGTGATTGGAGCGATGTATTTTCTACTGAAGTAAAGCTAGGCTATAAAGACACTACTACAAGTCAGCAACCATTCTACGATCTAGGCATCGGTCAAGTTGCTGTTCGCTCTAGCTCGGGTACCGTCAACTTCGGTGTGGACCAGTATCGTCAGGCTAATCGCCTAAATAACCAGACTACCGAGTTCCTTTTCAAAGGTAATTACCTGTTAGGGGATCACCAAATCACCTTCGGCTATAACTACGAAAATGTTGATGTCTTCAACTTATTTGTTCCTGCGGCAAAGGGTTCATGGAGCTTTTCCTCGATTGATGACTTCGAGAACGGCCTAGTCGACCGCTTTAACTATTCCAACGCTGCATCCGGCAATGCCGAAGATGCGGCCGCTAGCTTCAGTATGGTCACCAACACTTTCTTTATTGAAGACCTCTGGACCGTTACGGACAAATTGGACATTAACTACGGCGTTCGCTACGAACAAATTTCAATGCCTGATTCACCGGCCACTAACCAAAACTTTGTTAATCGTTATGGTTTTTCGAACAACTCAACGTTTGACGGTGAATCAATGATTTTGCCGCGTATCGGCTTCGATTATACCGTGACCGATAACTTTGTTCTCTCTGGTGGTATCGGCAAATTCTCGGGCGGTTCACCTCTAGTTTGGATGTCTAATAGTTATTCTAACGACGGCCAATCTGCGCTAACCTACTTCGGTGGCTGGGATCCAGCATGGCCGATTGACTTCGCACAGGTTCCTGCGGATGCGACGGCAGGTCTTGTTGGCGGAGATGGTTTGGTCAATGCGGTGTCGCCTAACTTCGACATCCCTTACGATTGGCGTTACAGCTTGCGCGCAGAAACTTACTGGGACATTCCACTGTTGAGTGAAAGCGTTGAAATCGCAGCTGAGGTTATGCTTAAGCACAACAAGAACGACGTCCGCTGGGTTGATCTGTCTCGCCGCTATATCGGCGAAGATGGAACTGGCCGGACGGTTTATGAGACTTATGATCCGCTAACACAGTCACAGACCGACCGCTACGATCTAATGCTAACCAATGCGCAAGATGACGGTAAGAGCACCATCTTTACGTTATCGATGGCCAATGACTGGTCTAACGGATGGAGCATGTTCACCTCCTACACCTATCAGGACGTGACTGAGGGCACGCAGGGTTCAAGTAGTACCGCGCGTTCTAACTACCAATATCCAGTCACCCGCTACGACCGAAATGGTACAACACTCGGCCCGGGCTACTGGCAGTCCGAACATCGCTTCACTCTCTCGTTGAACTGGGAAAAGGAACTCTTCTCCGGATATGAAACCTCAGTCAACATGTTCTACGAAGCACGTTCAGGTCAGCCTCTTAGCTGGGTTCTTGGCTCTTACCGCGATGGTGGCTTAGGTGATCAATCATCTTTACAGGGTTCAGATGCTTACCTACCGTATATCCCAGTGGATGCGAACGACCCAAACGTAGCCTATGGCTGGGGATTGGACTACGACATACTCATGGACGCGGTTAATGAGATCGGCTTGGGTGGATATGCCGGTGACATGGTGCCGCGGGGCGTGGACTCTCAGCCGTGGATTCGCTCGCTGGATTTGAACATTAGCCAGGAGATTCCCGGCTTCACCGACGAGCATCGTGGCGTGGTCACACTTTCCTTCGTGAACGTACTTAATATGCTTAACGATGAATGGGGTGTTTATCGTTCACAGAGCTTCGGTAATAAGATCCTAGTGGATCACGACTACGACCCTGCTTCGGGCGTCTACACTTATAGTGTGCCGTTCGGTCAAGACGAACTCGAAACGCAAAATTGGGATCGAGTAAATCCGGAACGATCAGTCTGGCAGCTTAAGTTAGGCTTGCGCTACAACTTCTAA
- a CDS encoding S1/P1 nuclease has protein sequence MKRAFLLAGLPLVSVLAVEVNAWGASGHRTVAKLADNYLSEEARTGVNEIIGSENQLWELSTWPDEIRSNPNSWRHTFPWHYISIDDHENIYGEFPRSDRGDILSGIDAMASKINDPSLSVEERWEALAFYIHFVGDIHQPLHVGNRSDRGGNAVRVDWFGQRSNLHSVWDSKIIDHWGLSFTELVEALDENITLADTKSAHVRPIEWAAESMALRNQCYERLDGDDGEYPDLGYEYAYYNGELVRDRLRLASYRLAYQLNNIFAAE, from the coding sequence ATGAAAAGAGCATTTCTGCTAGCCGGCCTACCACTCGTAAGTGTATTAGCCGTTGAGGTCAATGCATGGGGCGCATCAGGTCATAGAACCGTCGCTAAGCTAGCCGATAACTACCTCAGTGAGGAGGCTCGGACCGGCGTTAACGAGATTATCGGGTCGGAGAACCAGCTCTGGGAGCTATCAACATGGCCTGATGAGATTAGATCCAATCCCAATAGTTGGCGCCATACCTTTCCCTGGCACTACATTTCAATTGACGACCATGAAAACATTTATGGTGAGTTTCCTCGCTCTGATCGCGGCGATATTCTTAGTGGTATCGATGCTATGGCGAGCAAGATCAATGACCCTTCGCTTTCGGTAGAAGAACGATGGGAGGCCTTAGCGTTCTATATACATTTCGTTGGCGATATTCATCAACCACTGCACGTTGGCAATCGTTCTGACCGCGGCGGCAACGCTGTGCGGGTTGATTGGTTCGGTCAGCGAAGCAATCTCCACAGTGTGTGGGATAGTAAAATCATTGACCACTGGGGCCTAAGTTTCACGGAATTAGTCGAAGCGTTAGATGAGAACATTACCCTAGCTGACACCAAAAGTGCCCACGTTAGACCTATTGAATGGGCTGCGGAGTCCATGGCTCTGCGTAACCAATGCTATGAGCGCCTCGACGGCGACGATGGCGAATACCCGGACCTAGGCTATGAATATGCCTACTACAACGGTGAGTTGGTCAGAGATCGATTGCGACTGGCTAGTTACCGGTTGGCCTACCAACTGAATAACATCTTCGCGGCGGAATAA
- a CDS encoding thymidine kinase, with product MAQLYFYYSSMNAGKSTTLLQSAYNYREQGLTPLLYTAALDNRTEAGTINSRIGLQAQSNIFNARTDLFDEISLIQSDERPNCVLVDEAQFLSRAQVDQLAQVVDCLGIPVLCFGIRTDFLGELFSGSKRLLAIADKLKEIKTICHCGRKATMVVRLDEAGEVVRQGDKIAVGGNEKYKSLCRKHFSEAFLN from the coding sequence ATGGCACAGCTCTACTTTTACTACTCATCAATGAATGCTGGGAAGTCCACCACCCTGCTTCAGTCTGCCTATAACTACAGAGAGCAAGGCTTAACGCCGCTCCTCTACACAGCGGCGCTAGATAACCGAACTGAAGCTGGCACAATCAACTCTAGGATAGGACTGCAAGCACAGTCGAATATCTTCAACGCCCGTACTGACCTGTTTGATGAGATATCACTAATTCAATCCGATGAGCGACCGAACTGCGTACTCGTCGACGAGGCGCAATTCCTTTCGAGAGCTCAGGTTGATCAACTCGCACAAGTTGTGGATTGCTTAGGTATCCCAGTACTTTGTTTCGGTATTCGGACAGACTTTTTGGGGGAGCTATTTAGTGGTTCTAAACGGCTTCTTGCCATTGCTGACAAACTGAAGGAGATCAAGACGATTTGCCATTGTGGGCGAAAAGCGACGATGGTAGTCAGGTTGGATGAGGCGGGTGAAGTTGTTCGACAGGGAGACAAGATAGCTGTGGGCGGCAATGAGAAATATAAATCTTTATGTAGGAAGCATTTCAGTGAAGCATTTTTAAACTAA
- a CDS encoding putative Ig domain-containing protein: MIVTKNLRFLFITLPLILAVGCGGSGGDSPEDTTPSNRAPIISNTIEDIIVAANEEIDLDVTQNSTTFSDPDGDSLTYDVTLSEEGAGLTVDGNRVVGQLDDTTKVTVTVTATDSTGASVTIQFEITLLKPEISGRVTYEDVPATSSGLDYAETETKPVRGALIELLDQQNNVIEAAVTKPNGRYEFTAIALDEVVRVRVKAALVSQQGTLYVKVVDNTQDFSLYAAETELGSLRALGSNRDIHLASGWSNGSYSESRSAAPFAILDTLYGVSSNVIQNLPSVVLPNLEVYWSTLNVPEDGDVTAGKIGTDSYFQNVIYLLGSEDVDTTEYDDGTIAHEWVHFFQDVISRDDSIGGPHSGNDRLDLRVAFSEGYATGLGIFLMDGNEYIDTYGSGQRSAFVLDPERTSTNARGWYNEVSIMNLVYDILDTSSDDELEVSLADILSLHQNLQSAPEFISIFSWASRLLPMLSINDAEQFGALLNSQSINSVGIDRLGSNEQNDSGSTFTLPVTDTLLLNNPIVRCMDDTYGTYNKLGNSRFYRFQAVAETRYTIQVNRVSGGTYPPSVTPGDPDFFVYYEDNFLAVGGSGVEDREEVSFTATQSGEHRLALREYLISEDLTPRDDTYCYSTTISLEQ; this comes from the coding sequence ATGATAGTGACTAAAAACCTCCGCTTTCTTTTCATAACACTGCCATTGATATTAGCTGTCGGTTGCGGTGGTTCGGGTGGTGACTCGCCAGAAGATACTACACCCTCAAATCGAGCTCCTATTATCTCAAATACAATTGAAGATATCATCGTTGCAGCGAATGAAGAGATTGATTTAGACGTCACTCAAAACTCTACGACCTTCAGCGATCCAGATGGCGATTCGCTGACCTATGATGTGACGCTAAGCGAGGAAGGTGCAGGTCTTACCGTTGACGGTAACCGTGTAGTGGGCCAGCTTGATGACACGACTAAAGTCACTGTGACGGTTACTGCTACGGATAGCACTGGCGCAAGCGTAACGATTCAATTTGAGATCACACTTCTGAAACCCGAGATCTCCGGAAGGGTGACCTATGAAGACGTGCCCGCAACATCTTCAGGCCTGGATTATGCCGAGACAGAGACTAAACCAGTAAGAGGCGCCTTAATTGAACTTCTTGACCAGCAAAATAACGTTATTGAGGCCGCTGTTACGAAGCCGAATGGACGTTATGAGTTTACAGCTATAGCCTTAGATGAAGTAGTTCGCGTTCGGGTAAAGGCAGCACTTGTTAGTCAGCAGGGAACTTTATACGTCAAAGTCGTTGATAACACGCAAGACTTTAGCCTTTATGCGGCCGAAACCGAACTCGGGAGCTTACGCGCATTGGGATCAAATCGTGATATACACCTTGCCTCCGGATGGAGTAACGGGAGTTATTCAGAATCTCGTTCAGCGGCGCCCTTTGCAATTCTAGATACGTTATATGGCGTATCCAGTAACGTTATTCAAAACCTTCCGTCCGTTGTGTTACCTAATCTAGAGGTGTATTGGAGTACCTTGAATGTTCCCGAAGATGGCGATGTCACTGCTGGAAAAATTGGTACTGATTCTTACTTCCAAAACGTAATCTATCTACTCGGGTCGGAAGACGTTGATACGACCGAATACGATGATGGGACGATTGCGCACGAATGGGTTCACTTCTTCCAAGACGTTATTTCCCGTGACGACAGCATTGGCGGCCCTCATTCTGGAAATGATCGCCTTGATCTGCGTGTGGCGTTCTCTGAAGGCTACGCTACAGGACTCGGTATCTTCCTAATGGATGGTAACGAGTATATCGACACCTATGGTAGTGGTCAGCGTAGCGCCTTTGTACTTGACCCGGAACGCACTTCAACCAATGCGAGGGGCTGGTATAATGAAGTCTCTATCATGAATCTCGTTTACGATATTCTGGATACTTCCAGTGACGACGAGCTTGAAGTTTCCTTAGCAGACATCTTATCGCTTCATCAGAATCTTCAGTCTGCGCCAGAGTTTATTTCGATATTCAGTTGGGCCTCTAGGCTCCTTCCTATGCTCTCTATTAACGATGCAGAACAGTTTGGTGCGCTATTAAATAGTCAATCGATTAACAGCGTCGGAATAGATCGTCTTGGTTCGAACGAACAGAACGATTCGGGCAGCACGTTTACGCTACCGGTTACTGATACACTTTTACTGAATAATCCGATAGTTCGGTGTATGGACGATACCTACGGCACCTATAATAAGTTGGGCAACAGTCGTTTTTATCGATTTCAGGCCGTCGCAGAGACTCGATATACCATTCAAGTGAATAGAGTTTCAGGAGGAACCTATCCGCCCTCGGTGACTCCGGGTGACCCCGACTTTTTTGTCTATTATGAGGACAACTTCCTTGCGGTAGGTGGTTCAGGTGTTGAAGATCGTGAGGAAGTTAGCTTCACCGCAACCCAGTCGGGCGAACATAGGTTAGCACTTCGCGAATATCTAATTTCTGAAGATCTCACACCGCGCGATGATACCTATTGTTATTCAACCACTATAAGTTTGGAGCAGTAA
- a CDS encoding TspO/MBR family protein → MSKYSVSIQVSGLIGWLLLCYAASAVGAMGSAQAVDFYGQLIQPYWAPPPSLFGPVWALLYTMMAVSVWMIWRQADWRLKRLAIKLFCAQLVVNSLWSWVFFAWQLGDVAFINIVVLWLFIAVTLVVFWRSSKLAAVLLVPYLLWVSFAGALNLSLWLANPQLLG, encoded by the coding sequence GTGAGTAAATATTCAGTTTCGATTCAGGTCTCCGGACTCATCGGATGGCTACTCCTGTGTTATGCCGCGTCGGCAGTGGGTGCAATGGGTTCAGCTCAGGCGGTAGACTTCTACGGGCAACTAATCCAACCTTACTGGGCGCCACCCCCGTCGCTTTTTGGTCCAGTGTGGGCACTCTTATATACGATGATGGCAGTGTCTGTTTGGATGATTTGGCGTCAGGCTGATTGGCGCTTAAAGCGCTTAGCAATCAAGCTTTTTTGCGCGCAACTCGTGGTGAATTCGTTATGGAGTTGGGTGTTCTTTGCCTGGCAGCTGGGTGATGTTGCGTTCATCAATATCGTAGTACTATGGCTGTTTATTGCAGTGACCCTCGTTGTATTTTGGCGCTCCTCTAAGTTGGCGGCGGTGCTGTTGGTGCCTTATCTTCTCTGGGTAAGCTTCGCGGGAGCGTTAAATCTTTCTTTATGGTTAGCCAATCCGCAGCTTTTGGGGTGA
- a CDS encoding cryptochrome/photolyase family protein — MTSRVSGIGPNAEASFRTLRLVLADQLNAQHHWYHDVDESVVYLLAELRQETDYTTHHVQKVCSFFAAMEAFANDLRTSGHHVVHLTLDDTADFCNLDALLEYFLEAYSIAKIEYQLPDEYRLRRQLSQFLTQKEIPCSAVDSEHFLISDHEIESYFQEAKAHRMEAFYRKMRQRFDILMVDGKPEGGAWNYDQNNRQKLKAEHLASIPIPLKLTNDVSKILKRLQRHGVQTIGEADTHLLWPINRVQAIEQLDFFCHFCLPCFGQFQDAMTANSESAWSLYHSRISFALNAKILSPLEVIDVAIQYYRANPTTIDIAQIEGFVRQILGWREFVRGIYWANMPKYSTLNTLTATRPLPEWFWTGNTKMRCQRFAIEQSLQFSYAHHIQRLMVTGNFCLIAGIHPDEVDNWYLGIYIDAIEWVELPNTRGMSQFADGGLLASKAYAASGNYVNKMSDYCKDCFYSVKAVMGERACPLNSLYWHFMSRHEDKFSVNRRNRMVYANWRKKSPQEQRTILHQADLYLKDLNQL; from the coding sequence ATGACTTCTCGAGTGTCAGGGATAGGGCCTAACGCCGAGGCATCGTTTCGCACGCTTCGACTCGTGCTTGCCGATCAGCTAAACGCGCAACACCATTGGTATCATGACGTTGACGAATCAGTAGTCTATCTGTTGGCAGAGCTTCGCCAGGAAACGGACTATACGACACATCATGTGCAAAAGGTCTGTTCTTTTTTCGCAGCGATGGAAGCGTTCGCCAATGATCTGAGAACATCTGGTCATCACGTGGTACATCTAACACTTGACGACACCGCTGATTTTTGCAATTTAGATGCGCTTTTAGAGTATTTTCTTGAAGCATACTCAATTGCTAAGATTGAGTATCAGTTACCTGATGAGTATCGTCTTCGGCGTCAACTTAGTCAGTTTTTGACGCAAAAAGAGATTCCTTGCTCGGCCGTTGATAGTGAGCATTTCTTGATTTCCGATCACGAAATAGAAAGCTATTTTCAGGAAGCTAAAGCCCATCGAATGGAAGCATTTTATCGTAAAATGCGGCAACGCTTCGACATTCTCATGGTAGATGGCAAACCCGAAGGGGGGGCTTGGAACTATGATCAGAATAATCGCCAGAAACTCAAGGCAGAACACCTCGCATCGATACCAATTCCCCTTAAGCTTACCAACGATGTTAGCAAGATTCTCAAGCGACTCCAGCGTCATGGAGTACAAACAATCGGGGAGGCGGACACACATCTTCTATGGCCCATAAATAGAGTACAGGCCATTGAACAGCTCGATTTCTTTTGTCATTTCTGCCTACCTTGTTTTGGTCAATTTCAGGATGCCATGACGGCAAATAGTGAGTCGGCCTGGAGTCTTTATCATTCGCGAATCAGTTTTGCTCTAAATGCCAAAATCCTGTCGCCACTGGAGGTCATTGACGTCGCTATTCAATACTATCGGGCTAACCCGACGACAATTGATATCGCACAAATTGAAGGCTTTGTACGTCAAATCTTAGGCTGGAGAGAGTTTGTCCGAGGCATCTATTGGGCGAACATGCCGAAATATTCAACACTCAATACCTTAACGGCAACGCGGCCGCTTCCTGAATGGTTCTGGACCGGGAATACTAAGATGCGCTGTCAACGCTTTGCGATTGAGCAGTCGTTACAATTCTCGTATGCCCATCACATTCAGAGACTAATGGTTACCGGTAACTTCTGCCTCATCGCCGGAATCCATCCTGATGAGGTCGATAATTGGTATTTGGGTATCTATATTGACGCAATTGAATGGGTCGAGCTACCCAACACCCGCGGTATGAGCCAATTCGCCGATGGGGGACTTTTAGCGAGTAAAGCGTATGCCGCAAGTGGCAATTATGTTAATAAAATGAGTGATTATTGTAAGGATTGTTTCTACAGCGTTAAAGCGGTTATGGGGGAGCGAGCTTGTCCACTAAATTCATTATATTGGCACTTCATGAGTCGGCATGAGGATAAGTTTTCGGTAAATCGACGCAACCGAATGGTGTACGCGAATTGGCGAAAAAAGAGTCCACAGGAACAGCGAACAATTCTCCATCAGGCCGATCTATACCTTAAGGATTTAAATCAACTGTGA
- a CDS encoding DUF2256 domain-containing protein, whose product MKKTSELATKICPVCQRPFSWRKKWEKNWDEVKYCSKRCSASRKTKAS is encoded by the coding sequence ATGAAAAAGACGTCAGAGTTAGCAACTAAGATTTGTCCTGTCTGTCAGCGACCTTTCTCTTGGCGTAAGAAGTGGGAAAAGAATTGGGATGAGGTGAAGTACTGCTCAAAGCGCTGTAGTGCATCGCGAAAGACGAAGGCAAGCTAG
- a CDS encoding VOC family protein, giving the protein MFSHMMIGSNDIEASKTFYDAVLAVLGAGEAMTHVNATGQKRLFYIHNGSTFSISEPINGEPATVANGSTIGFACDSPEQLQALHDVAIANGGRSVEGAPGPRDSDIGVMYLCYFLDPDGHKVCGLHRPG; this is encoded by the coding sequence ATGTTCAGTCATATGATGATTGGGTCGAATGATATTGAAGCGTCTAAGACGTTTTACGATGCAGTGCTTGCTGTCCTCGGTGCCGGTGAAGCCATGACACATGTCAATGCGACAGGTCAAAAACGGCTATTCTATATCCACAACGGTTCAACTTTCTCCATTAGCGAACCGATCAACGGCGAGCCAGCGACGGTTGCCAACGGCTCGACGATTGGTTTTGCGTGTGATTCACCGGAGCAGCTTCAAGCTCTTCATGACGTTGCAATAGCCAACGGAGGAAGGAGTGTTGAAGGCGCACCAGGTCCTCGTGATAGCGATATCGGTGTGATGTATCTATGTTACTTTTTGGATCCTGATGGCCATAAGGTGTGTGGTCTTCATCGCCCTGGTTAA